A single genomic interval of Spirosoma taeanense harbors:
- a CDS encoding alpha-amylase family glycosyl hydrolase codes for MQTLYRVIVLYLCVLVPAFAQSDSPVVTTQPAFPTADAEVTLIFDLKQAKDSRAKALLGKTDDVYLWSGAGSTETGNAFAFQPVGQTDFSKPFLPGRMTSLGNDRWQIKLVPRSYFGVPAGTPIRKLGLLLKSGDGRAQTEDLIITIYDDRFNLSRLEPLQKNFYVDPNSALLVRYRTSKRATFALTLDGQPVATVTDSDSLRATLNAGTQPGTRRTVILTATAPATGETAADTFFFTVKPQPAIADLPAGVQDGINYTASNRGQGRATLALYAPKKSFVYLLGDFNNWTISPDYLMNRTPDGNRYWIDLPNLTLGQEIAFQYLVDGTIPIADPYAEKILDRSNDRFIPATTYPNLKAFPQNAQGNTVSILQPGQTPFTFKTTGFQRPAVNTMVVYELLVRDFVQNRSYQTLTDSLVYLKQLGINTIELMPVTEFTGNDSWGYNPIFYFAPDKAYGPKDALKRFIDAAHGQGIAVVLDMVLNQADYEFPYVKLYWNGDRPSADSPYFNQQATHPFSVFFDFNHESPDTKAFVDRVCRFWLQEYNVDGFRFDLSKGFTQKQTGGDVAAWGNYDASRVAIWKRIYDQIRRVDPTAYVILEHFADNQEEKELADYGMLLWGNHNGDFRGAIRSAQGNFEGISYQKRGFQRPSLVGYLESHDEERLVYDLRQNGLTEGNYSIKSLPTALDRAKLAAAFLLTVPGPKMIWQFGELGYDLSINTCSDGTTIRDDCRTAAKPVRWEDYQNPDRQKLYKVYSELIKLKTTVPAFATTDFTTDFANPVKRLTLRSASGTVFLIGNFDTRPQIINAGFPSAGKWFHFFSGQEVQVNDVSQSVTLEPGAFHLYSTSKLPTPEAGLVPFSVVPGQVTAVAEDALDQITLSPNPVDDQVMVEVASGFRGMVELSLRDTGGRLIRTARSSKNSDRLRQPIDLHLFPSGVYFLRVQQGERQRTMKVLKR; via the coding sequence ACGATGTATATCTGTGGTCGGGAGCGGGGTCAACCGAAACCGGCAACGCCTTTGCATTTCAACCCGTCGGGCAGACCGATTTTTCAAAGCCATTTCTCCCCGGTCGGATGACCTCTCTTGGCAACGACCGCTGGCAGATCAAACTCGTTCCCCGCAGCTATTTCGGCGTACCAGCCGGAACGCCTATCCGAAAGCTAGGACTGCTGCTGAAAAGTGGCGATGGCCGGGCGCAGACCGAAGATCTGATCATCACTATTTACGACGATCGGTTCAACCTCTCCCGGCTCGAACCTCTCCAGAAAAATTTCTATGTTGACCCAAACAGCGCGTTGCTGGTTCGGTACAGAACCTCTAAACGGGCCACGTTCGCCCTGACGCTCGACGGGCAGCCGGTTGCCACCGTAACGGACAGCGATTCCCTGCGCGCTACGCTTAACGCCGGTACGCAGCCCGGAACCCGCCGAACGGTTATTCTCACGGCGACTGCCCCGGCGACGGGCGAAACAGCCGCCGATACATTCTTTTTCACCGTAAAGCCGCAGCCTGCTATTGCCGACCTGCCCGCAGGAGTGCAGGACGGGATTAATTATACCGCATCCAACCGGGGGCAGGGACGGGCGACGCTGGCGCTCTACGCGCCAAAAAAGAGCTTCGTCTATCTGCTCGGCGATTTCAACAACTGGACTATCAGCCCGGACTATCTAATGAACCGGACGCCCGATGGCAACCGCTACTGGATTGACCTGCCCAACCTGACGCTGGGCCAGGAAATTGCCTTTCAGTATCTGGTTGATGGCACCATCCCCATCGCTGATCCTTACGCCGAGAAGATTCTGGATCGCAGCAACGATAGATTTATCCCGGCTACAACCTACCCGAACCTGAAAGCCTTTCCCCAAAATGCGCAGGGGAATACCGTATCCATTCTGCAGCCGGGACAGACACCCTTTACGTTCAAAACGACCGGCTTTCAGCGGCCCGCGGTCAACACGATGGTAGTCTATGAGCTGCTCGTGCGCGACTTCGTCCAGAACCGCAGCTACCAGACCTTAACCGATAGTCTGGTGTACCTGAAACAGCTGGGTATCAACACAATTGAGCTGATGCCGGTTACCGAGTTCACCGGCAACGATTCGTGGGGCTATAATCCTATTTTCTACTTCGCGCCCGACAAAGCCTATGGTCCCAAAGACGCCCTGAAACGCTTTATCGACGCGGCTCACGGACAGGGCATCGCCGTGGTGCTGGATATGGTGCTGAACCAGGCCGACTACGAGTTCCCGTACGTTAAACTCTACTGGAACGGCGACCGCCCTTCGGCCGACAGCCCGTATTTCAATCAGCAGGCGACACACCCGTTCAGCGTATTTTTTGATTTCAACCACGAAAGTCCCGACACGAAAGCGTTCGTGGACCGCGTCTGCCGCTTCTGGCTGCAGGAATATAACGTGGACGGATTTCGATTCGATCTATCGAAGGGATTTACCCAGAAACAGACGGGTGGCGACGTAGCGGCCTGGGGAAACTATGATGCCAGCCGGGTAGCCATCTGGAAGCGAATCTACGACCAGATTCGCCGGGTTGACCCAACGGCTTACGTCATTCTGGAACACTTCGCCGATAATCAGGAAGAGAAAGAGCTGGCCGACTACGGGATGCTGCTGTGGGGCAACCACAACGGCGATTTCCGGGGGGCCATCCGCTCGGCGCAGGGTAATTTTGAGGGTATCTCTTACCAGAAACGCGGGTTTCAAAGACCCAGTCTGGTGGGGTATCTGGAAAGTCATGATGAGGAACGGCTCGTGTATGACCTGCGACAGAACGGTCTGACTGAAGGTAACTATTCCATTAAATCGCTGCCGACTGCCCTCGACCGGGCTAAACTGGCCGCGGCCTTTCTGCTGACCGTGCCGGGGCCGAAGATGATCTGGCAGTTTGGCGAGCTGGGCTACGACCTGAGCATCAACACCTGCTCCGACGGCACCACCATCCGCGACGACTGCCGGACAGCCGCCAAGCCTGTCCGTTGGGAAGATTACCAGAACCCCGACCGGCAGAAACTGTATAAGGTGTACAGTGAACTGATTAAACTCAAAACAACGGTACCCGCCTTTGCCACAACCGATTTCACAACCGACTTTGCCAATCCGGTTAAGCGGCTGACGCTCCGCAGCGCGTCGGGTACGGTGTTTCTGATTGGCAACTTCGACACACGCCCGCAGATCATCAACGCGGGTTTTCCGTCGGCCGGGAAGTGGTTTCATTTCTTTTCGGGTCAGGAAGTGCAGGTGAACGACGTCAGCCAGTCCGTAACGCTCGAACCGGGCGCATTTCATCTGTACTCGACGAGTAAATTACCGACGCCCGAAGCCGGACTAGTTCCTTTTTCCGTCGTGCCGGGTCAGGTGACGGCCGTTGCCGAAGACGCACTCGACCAGATTACGCTGTCGCCCAATCCTGTTGACGATCAGGTAATGGTTGAGGTTGCCAGCGGCTTTCGGGGTATGGTTGAACTAAGCCTGCGCGACACCGGCGGACGACTGATTCGAACGGCCCGCAGCTCGAAAAACAGCGACCGGCTCCGTCAGCCGATTGATCTGCATTTGTTCCCGTCCGGAGTTTATTTTTTACGTGTTCAGCAGGGCGAACGTCAGCGAACCATGAAGGTGCTGAAACGCTGA